From Choloepus didactylus isolate mChoDid1 chromosome 19, mChoDid1.pri, whole genome shotgun sequence, one genomic window encodes:
- the AP5S1 gene encoding AP-5 complex subunit sigma-1 translates to MVHAFLIHTLRAPHAEDTGLCRVLYSCVFGAETLPDDPRPHGAERDRLLRKEQILAVARQVESMCRLQQQASGRSPTDLLPQSSDEPVPLHEAPRGAFRLAAGDPFQESRTVVWLGVLSLGFALVLDTHENLLLAEGTLRLLARLLLDHLRLLAPGASLLLRADRIESILSRFLPHGQLLFLNDQFVQGLEKELSAAWPR, encoded by the exons ATGGTCCATGCCTTCCTCATCCACACTTTGCGGGCCCCACATGCCGAGGACACAGGCCTTTGCCGAGTGCTCTACTCCTGCGTCTTTGGTGCGGAGACCTTGCCTGATGACCCACGGCCACATGGTGCTGAGAGGGACAGGCTCCTCCGCAAGGAGCAGATCTTGGCTGTGGCCAG GCAGGTGGAGTCCATGTGCCGGTTGCAGCAGCAGGCGTCCGGACGGTCCCCCACAGACCTGCTGCCCCAGTCCTCAGATGAGCCGGTGCCTCTGCATGAGGCTCCACGTGGGGCCTTTCGCCTGGCGGCAGGGGACCCTTTCCAGGAGTCACGGACGGTGGTGTGGCTGGGTGTGCTCTCACTGGGCTTCGCGCTAGTGCTGGACACCCACGAGAACCTGCTGCTGGCCGAGGGCACACTCCGGCTGTTGGCTCGCCTCCTCCTGGATCACCTCCGGCTCTTGGCGCCTGGGGCCAGTCTCTTGCTGCGGGCCGACCGCATCGAGAGCATTCTCTCCCGCTTCCTGCCCCACGGCCAGCTGCTCTTCCTCAACGATCAGTTCGTCCAGGGGCTGGAGAAGGAGCTTAGTGCTGCCTGGCCCCGCTAA
- the CDC25B gene encoding M-phase inducer phosphatase 2 isoform X1 — MGWRTETARRSCISHTPRARWSPSLWLLVIVIDVKPRRVLPRLRYGGSCFLCGLFRWECAAAGHSRERRNLQDQSRRGNARGTSCARRLLASPEPGPPAGPLPPAAMEQPQPEPAPGLGLSPAGVRVAAERPSHLPGLRRASRSLLGSPERAAASSPVTTLTKTMHDLAGLGSETPKGRVGSLLFCSQLTCLSSIRRASVSSLSSESSESSDAGLCMDSPSPMDPQMAEQTFEQAIHAASRIIRNEQFAIRRIQSMPLRLLDHSPVLRNITNSQNSPALGGWRKSEAVAASSSGEDKENDGSVFKMPWRPTHPSHAHAMAEWTSRREAFAQRPNSAPNLMCFTPERKVEVEELSPLPQRHSSLIPPEGAAEEDDGFVDILESDLKDDDEVPPGMESLISAPLVKTSEKDEEQDLIMLSKCQRLFRSPSMPCSVIRPILKRLERPQDRDMPVQNKRRRSGTPPKEHREPQEPKARVLRSKSLCHDEIESILDSDHRELIGDYSKAFLLQTVDGKHQDLKYISPETVVALLMGKFSNIVEKFVIVDCRYPYEYEGGHIKTAVNLPLERDAETFLLQSPITPCGLDKRIILIFHCEFSSERGPRMCRFIRERDRAANDYPSLYYPEMYILKGGYKEFFPQHPTFCEPQDYRPMNHEAFKDELKTFRLKTRSWAGERSRRELCSRLQEL; from the exons atgggatggcGAACAGAGACTGCGCGGCGCAGCTGCATTTCGCATACTCCTCGAGCCAGGTGGAGCCCTTCACTTTGGTTACTGGTGATTGTAATTGATGTTAAACCGCGGAGGGTCCTTCCGAGACTACGCTACGGGGGTTCCTGCTTTCTCTGCGGACTTTTCCGCTGGGAATGTGCAGCTGCGGGGCACTCCCGGGAGAGGCGGAATTTGCAAGACCAGTCGCGGAGGGGAAATGCGAGGGGAA CCAGCTGTGCCCGGCGTCTTTTGGCCTCCCCTGAGCCCGGCCCTCCAGCCGGCCCTTTGCCTCCCGCCGCGATGGAGCAGCCGCAGCCGGAGCCAGCGCCGGGCCTGGGTCTCAGTCCGGCCGGCGTGCGCGTGGCCGCCGAGCGCCCTAGCCACCTCCCGGGCCTCCGGCGGGCATCTCGCAGCCTCCTGGGGTCCCCGGAGCGCGCGGCCGCTTCCTCGCCGGTCACCACCCTCACCAAAACCATGCATGACCTCGCCGGGCTCGGCAG TGAGACCCCAAAGGGTCGAGTAGGAAGTCTGCTTTTCTGCAGCCAGCTGACATGCCTGTCCTCGATCCGGCGGGCATCTGTGTCCTCCCTGTCATCCGAGTCCTCTGAATCTTCTGACGCAG GTCTCTGCATGGATTCCCCCAGCCCCATGGACCCCCAGATGGCAGAGCAGAC GTTTGAACAGGCCATCCATGCAGCCAGCCGCATCATTCGAAA TGAACAGTTTGCCATCAGACGCATCCAGTCCATGCCG TTGAGGCTTCTGGACCACAGCCCTGTGCTACGAAACATCACCAACTCCCAGAACTCCCCAGCACTGGGCGGCTGGAGGAAGAGCGAGGCGGTTGCTGCTAGTAGCTCTGGGGAAGACAAAGAGAAT GATGGATCTGTCTTCAAGATGCCGTGGAGACCCACCCATCCCAGCCACGCCCACGCTATGGCAGAGTGGACCAGCCGCAGGGAAGCCTTTGCCCAGAGGCCAAACTCAGCCCCCAACCTGATG TGTTTTACCCCCGAGCGGAAGGTGGAAGTGGAGGAGCTGAGCCCCCTGCCCCAACGCCACTCCTCCCTGATCCCCCCCGAGGGGGCAGCTGAGGAAGATGATGGATTTGTGGACATCCTAGAGAGTGACTTGAAG GACGACGATGAGGTCCCCCCAGGCATGGAGAGTCTTATTAGTGCCCCACTGGTCAAGACCTCGGAAAAGGACGAGGAACAG GACCTCATCATGCTCAGCAAGTGCCAGCGGCTCTTCCGCTCCCCGTCCATGCCCTGCAGTGTGATCCGGCCCATCCTCAAGAGGCTGGAGCggccccaggacagggatatgCCCGTGCAGAACAAGCGGAGGAGGAGCGGGACCCCTCCCAAGGAGCACCGGGAGCCCCAGGAGCCT AAAGCCCGCGTCCTCCGCTCCAAGTCCTTGTGTCACGACGAGATCGAGAGCATCCTGGACAGTGACCACCGCGAGCTGATCGGGGATTACTCCAAG GCCTTCCTCCTGCAGACTGTGGATGGAAAACACCAAGACCTCAAGTACATTTCACCAGAAACG GTGGTGGCCCTGCTGATGGGCAAGTTCAGCAACATCGTGGAGAAGTTTGTGATCGTGGACTGCAGATACCCTTATGAGTATGAAGGCGGGCACATCAAG ACTGCCGTGAACCTGCCCCTGGAGCGGGATGCTGAGACCTTTCTGCTGCAGAGTCCCATTACCCCTTGTGGCCTAGACAAGAGAATCATCCTCATTTTCCACTGTGAATTCTCATCTGAACGTGGCCCCCGCAT GTGCCGCTTCATCAGGGAGCGAGATCGTGCTGCTAACGACTACCCCAGCCTCTACTACCCTGAGATGTATATCCTCAAAGGCGGCTACAAGGAGTTCTTTCCACAGCACCCG ACCTTCTGTGAGCCCCAGGACTACCGGCCCATGAACCACGAGGCGTTCAAAGACGAGCTGAAGACCTTCCGCCTCAAGACGCGCAGCTGGGCCGGGGAGCGGAGCCGGCGGGAGCTCTGCAGCCGGCTGCAGGAACTGTGA
- the CDC25B gene encoding M-phase inducer phosphatase 2 isoform X2, with the protein MGWRTETARRSCISHTPRARWSPSLWLLVIVIDVKPRRVLPRLRYGGSCFLCGLFRWECAAAGHSRERRNLQDQSRRGNARGTSCARRLLASPEPGPPAGPLPPAAMEQPQPEPAPGLGLSPAGVRVAAERPSHLPGLRRASRSLLGSPERAAASSPVTTLTKTMHDLAGLGSETPKGRVGSLLFCSQLTCLSSIRRASVSSLSSESSESSDAGLCMDSPSPMDPQMAEQTEQFAIRRIQSMPLRLLDHSPVLRNITNSQNSPALGGWRKSEAVAASSSGEDKENDGSVFKMPWRPTHPSHAHAMAEWTSRREAFAQRPNSAPNLMCFTPERKVEVEELSPLPQRHSSLIPPEGAAEEDDGFVDILESDLKDDDEVPPGMESLISAPLVKTSEKDEEQDLIMLSKCQRLFRSPSMPCSVIRPILKRLERPQDRDMPVQNKRRRSGTPPKEHREPQEPKARVLRSKSLCHDEIESILDSDHRELIGDYSKAFLLQTVDGKHQDLKYISPETVVALLMGKFSNIVEKFVIVDCRYPYEYEGGHIKTAVNLPLERDAETFLLQSPITPCGLDKRIILIFHCEFSSERGPRMCRFIRERDRAANDYPSLYYPEMYILKGGYKEFFPQHPTFCEPQDYRPMNHEAFKDELKTFRLKTRSWAGERSRRELCSRLQEL; encoded by the exons atgggatggcGAACAGAGACTGCGCGGCGCAGCTGCATTTCGCATACTCCTCGAGCCAGGTGGAGCCCTTCACTTTGGTTACTGGTGATTGTAATTGATGTTAAACCGCGGAGGGTCCTTCCGAGACTACGCTACGGGGGTTCCTGCTTTCTCTGCGGACTTTTCCGCTGGGAATGTGCAGCTGCGGGGCACTCCCGGGAGAGGCGGAATTTGCAAGACCAGTCGCGGAGGGGAAATGCGAGGGGAA CCAGCTGTGCCCGGCGTCTTTTGGCCTCCCCTGAGCCCGGCCCTCCAGCCGGCCCTTTGCCTCCCGCCGCGATGGAGCAGCCGCAGCCGGAGCCAGCGCCGGGCCTGGGTCTCAGTCCGGCCGGCGTGCGCGTGGCCGCCGAGCGCCCTAGCCACCTCCCGGGCCTCCGGCGGGCATCTCGCAGCCTCCTGGGGTCCCCGGAGCGCGCGGCCGCTTCCTCGCCGGTCACCACCCTCACCAAAACCATGCATGACCTCGCCGGGCTCGGCAG TGAGACCCCAAAGGGTCGAGTAGGAAGTCTGCTTTTCTGCAGCCAGCTGACATGCCTGTCCTCGATCCGGCGGGCATCTGTGTCCTCCCTGTCATCCGAGTCCTCTGAATCTTCTGACGCAG GTCTCTGCATGGATTCCCCCAGCCCCATGGACCCCCAGATGGCAGAGCAGAC TGAACAGTTTGCCATCAGACGCATCCAGTCCATGCCG TTGAGGCTTCTGGACCACAGCCCTGTGCTACGAAACATCACCAACTCCCAGAACTCCCCAGCACTGGGCGGCTGGAGGAAGAGCGAGGCGGTTGCTGCTAGTAGCTCTGGGGAAGACAAAGAGAAT GATGGATCTGTCTTCAAGATGCCGTGGAGACCCACCCATCCCAGCCACGCCCACGCTATGGCAGAGTGGACCAGCCGCAGGGAAGCCTTTGCCCAGAGGCCAAACTCAGCCCCCAACCTGATG TGTTTTACCCCCGAGCGGAAGGTGGAAGTGGAGGAGCTGAGCCCCCTGCCCCAACGCCACTCCTCCCTGATCCCCCCCGAGGGGGCAGCTGAGGAAGATGATGGATTTGTGGACATCCTAGAGAGTGACTTGAAG GACGACGATGAGGTCCCCCCAGGCATGGAGAGTCTTATTAGTGCCCCACTGGTCAAGACCTCGGAAAAGGACGAGGAACAG GACCTCATCATGCTCAGCAAGTGCCAGCGGCTCTTCCGCTCCCCGTCCATGCCCTGCAGTGTGATCCGGCCCATCCTCAAGAGGCTGGAGCggccccaggacagggatatgCCCGTGCAGAACAAGCGGAGGAGGAGCGGGACCCCTCCCAAGGAGCACCGGGAGCCCCAGGAGCCT AAAGCCCGCGTCCTCCGCTCCAAGTCCTTGTGTCACGACGAGATCGAGAGCATCCTGGACAGTGACCACCGCGAGCTGATCGGGGATTACTCCAAG GCCTTCCTCCTGCAGACTGTGGATGGAAAACACCAAGACCTCAAGTACATTTCACCAGAAACG GTGGTGGCCCTGCTGATGGGCAAGTTCAGCAACATCGTGGAGAAGTTTGTGATCGTGGACTGCAGATACCCTTATGAGTATGAAGGCGGGCACATCAAG ACTGCCGTGAACCTGCCCCTGGAGCGGGATGCTGAGACCTTTCTGCTGCAGAGTCCCATTACCCCTTGTGGCCTAGACAAGAGAATCATCCTCATTTTCCACTGTGAATTCTCATCTGAACGTGGCCCCCGCAT GTGCCGCTTCATCAGGGAGCGAGATCGTGCTGCTAACGACTACCCCAGCCTCTACTACCCTGAGATGTATATCCTCAAAGGCGGCTACAAGGAGTTCTTTCCACAGCACCCG ACCTTCTGTGAGCCCCAGGACTACCGGCCCATGAACCACGAGGCGTTCAAAGACGAGCTGAAGACCTTCCGCCTCAAGACGCGCAGCTGGGCCGGGGAGCGGAGCCGGCGGGAGCTCTGCAGCCGGCTGCAGGAACTGTGA
- the CDC25B gene encoding M-phase inducer phosphatase 2 isoform X3 — protein sequence MILDVFDARAAGFEQAIHAASRIIRNEQFAIRRIQSMPLRLLDHSPVLRNITNSQNSPALGGWRKSEAVAASSSGEDKENDGSVFKMPWRPTHPSHAHAMAEWTSRREAFAQRPNSAPNLMCFTPERKVEVEELSPLPQRHSSLIPPEGAAEEDDGFVDILESDLKDDDEVPPGMESLISAPLVKTSEKDEEQDLIMLSKCQRLFRSPSMPCSVIRPILKRLERPQDRDMPVQNKRRRSGTPPKEHREPQEPKARVLRSKSLCHDEIESILDSDHRELIGDYSKAFLLQTVDGKHQDLKYISPETVVALLMGKFSNIVEKFVIVDCRYPYEYEGGHIKTAVNLPLERDAETFLLQSPITPCGLDKRIILIFHCEFSSERGPRMCRFIRERDRAANDYPSLYYPEMYILKGGYKEFFPQHPTFCEPQDYRPMNHEAFKDELKTFRLKTRSWAGERSRRELCSRLQEL from the exons ATGATATTGGATGTCTTTGATGCCAGGGCTGCTGG GTTTGAACAGGCCATCCATGCAGCCAGCCGCATCATTCGAAA TGAACAGTTTGCCATCAGACGCATCCAGTCCATGCCG TTGAGGCTTCTGGACCACAGCCCTGTGCTACGAAACATCACCAACTCCCAGAACTCCCCAGCACTGGGCGGCTGGAGGAAGAGCGAGGCGGTTGCTGCTAGTAGCTCTGGGGAAGACAAAGAGAAT GATGGATCTGTCTTCAAGATGCCGTGGAGACCCACCCATCCCAGCCACGCCCACGCTATGGCAGAGTGGACCAGCCGCAGGGAAGCCTTTGCCCAGAGGCCAAACTCAGCCCCCAACCTGATG TGTTTTACCCCCGAGCGGAAGGTGGAAGTGGAGGAGCTGAGCCCCCTGCCCCAACGCCACTCCTCCCTGATCCCCCCCGAGGGGGCAGCTGAGGAAGATGATGGATTTGTGGACATCCTAGAGAGTGACTTGAAG GACGACGATGAGGTCCCCCCAGGCATGGAGAGTCTTATTAGTGCCCCACTGGTCAAGACCTCGGAAAAGGACGAGGAACAG GACCTCATCATGCTCAGCAAGTGCCAGCGGCTCTTCCGCTCCCCGTCCATGCCCTGCAGTGTGATCCGGCCCATCCTCAAGAGGCTGGAGCggccccaggacagggatatgCCCGTGCAGAACAAGCGGAGGAGGAGCGGGACCCCTCCCAAGGAGCACCGGGAGCCCCAGGAGCCT AAAGCCCGCGTCCTCCGCTCCAAGTCCTTGTGTCACGACGAGATCGAGAGCATCCTGGACAGTGACCACCGCGAGCTGATCGGGGATTACTCCAAG GCCTTCCTCCTGCAGACTGTGGATGGAAAACACCAAGACCTCAAGTACATTTCACCAGAAACG GTGGTGGCCCTGCTGATGGGCAAGTTCAGCAACATCGTGGAGAAGTTTGTGATCGTGGACTGCAGATACCCTTATGAGTATGAAGGCGGGCACATCAAG ACTGCCGTGAACCTGCCCCTGGAGCGGGATGCTGAGACCTTTCTGCTGCAGAGTCCCATTACCCCTTGTGGCCTAGACAAGAGAATCATCCTCATTTTCCACTGTGAATTCTCATCTGAACGTGGCCCCCGCAT GTGCCGCTTCATCAGGGAGCGAGATCGTGCTGCTAACGACTACCCCAGCCTCTACTACCCTGAGATGTATATCCTCAAAGGCGGCTACAAGGAGTTCTTTCCACAGCACCCG ACCTTCTGTGAGCCCCAGGACTACCGGCCCATGAACCACGAGGCGTTCAAAGACGAGCTGAAGACCTTCCGCCTCAAGACGCGCAGCTGGGCCGGGGAGCGGAGCCGGCGGGAGCTCTGCAGCCGGCTGCAGGAACTGTGA